One window of the Falco biarmicus isolate bFalBia1 chromosome 2, bFalBia1.pri, whole genome shotgun sequence genome contains the following:
- the CYSLTR2 gene encoding cysteinyl leukotriene receptor 2, producing MNISKMALDENFTNSFNCTIDSFKQVIYPIMYLSIFFLGAVGNVLSIYVFFQPSQKKTSVNIYMQNLAVSDLMFVSTLPFRATYFLLGSRWIFGDIICRIMTYSLYVNMYCSIYFLTVLSVVRFIAIVYPFKHCKVTNMKYARIICAAIWVFVLAASSPLLDKGIAGYSNPVKCLDLHPSSTRRLLMMNGFVLIVGFVLPFCTIIVCYIFAIKVLLKSKTPQRKKAVCHKKALSTIIITLILFLLCFLPYHILRTVHLMHGSCSWANLHKAVVVSLCLAAMNSCLDPILYYFAAENFKARIRSLYHR from the coding sequence ATGAATATTTCCAAGATGGCACTAGATGAAAATTTCACTAACTCCTTCAACTGTACGATTGACAGCTTCAAGCAAGTCATTTACCCCATCATGTATCTCTCTATCTTCTTCTTGGGTGCTGTTGGAAATGTCCTTTccatttatgttttcttccagccttcGCAGAAGAAGACCTCAGTAAACATTTACATGCAGAACCTAGCTGTTTCAGATCTCATGTTTGTGAGCACTTTGCCCTTTCGGGCCACATATTTCCTGCTGGGATCACGTTGGATATTTGGTGATATCATCTGTAGGATCATGACTTACAGCTTGTACGTGAACATGTActgcagcatttattttctcaccGTGCTCAGTGTGGTTCGTTTTATAGCCATTGTCTACCCGTTCAAACACTGCAAAGTAACCAACATGAAGTATGCCAGGATAATATGTGCAGCCATATGGGTCTTCGTGCTGGCAGCCTCCAGCCCTCTGTTAGACAAGGGAATTGCTGGGTACAGCAACCCAGTCAAGTGCTTGGACCTCCACCCCTCCAGCACACGCAGGCTTCTGATGATGAACGGTTTTGTCCTCATCGTGGGCTTTGTTCTGCCATTTTGCACAATAATTGTCTGCTACATCTTTGCCATCAAAGTGTTGCTCAAGTCCAAGACTCCACAGCGCAAGAAGGCAGTCTGTCACAAGAAGGCACTGTCAACCATCATCATCACtctcatcctcttcctcctctgtttcCTGCCATATCACATCCTGCGAACTGTCCACCTGATGCAcggcagctgcagctgggccaACCTGCACAAAGCAGTGGTGGTCAGTCTCTGCCTTGCTGCCATGAACAGCTGCCTCGATCCCATCCTCTATTACTTTGCCGCTGAAAACTTCAAAGCAAGAATCAGAAGTTTGTACCACAGGTAG